The following coding sequences lie in one Agrobacterium vitis genomic window:
- a CDS encoding putative bifunctional diguanylate cyclase/phosphodiesterase, producing MPVFKFSKLVRELLTVRSDNPDLLKAQYRAFSSQMPMMYFILLSSSWALAITHFHSSPLSLTVGIPLLFTCLGGLRMVFWLRNRSVNPTAEMAHAAMIFTNRLSIVIAIAFAVWCYMLLPYGDEYERSYVSFYMAITVMSCIFCLMYLRSAAVIVTIIVSISFLIFFIPLYKIISIAVAVNVMLVCAGIISVLLKNYRNFEQMVLSKHRAEALSNENLRLAHVDSLTELPNRRAFFSYLEVELRNASAVGSRVALGIIDLDGFKPINDLYGHSTGDRLLVEVAKRLLALPEGHEVFRLGGDEFAIIATNSLDDEQFLSAFNALSERLHHPFYMAEATVQVSASIGISFYPDLTSTPERLFDQADYALYHAKNTRRGSAVLFNACHERQININASIEQTLKQADISQEMSILYQPIIDIRRRKPVGFEALARWESPTLGQVSPAEFFPIAERAGIVGLLTRPLLRKALDAASQWDSDLRLSFNLSAYDLNSSESAALLIDIIESGKFDAGRIDFEITETAFTHDFAQVKRSIEMLRLLGCGISLDDFGIGYSSLTRLHSLPLTKIKIDRSFVVGLDKTPASYKIVKSVLALSQDMGLECVVEGIETHDELAALQKLGGILVQGYICSPPLLESDVAEFVARSTNTGAV from the coding sequence ATGCCGGTTTTCAAATTCTCTAAACTCGTTCGTGAATTGCTGACTGTCCGATCTGATAATCCCGATTTGCTAAAAGCCCAATATCGCGCCTTTTCAAGCCAAATGCCGATGATGTATTTCATCTTGTTAAGCAGCAGCTGGGCGCTGGCCATCACACATTTCCATTCCTCACCCTTGTCTCTTACCGTCGGCATACCGCTCCTATTTACGTGTCTGGGCGGCCTACGAATGGTATTCTGGTTGCGAAACCGCAGTGTCAATCCGACAGCTGAAATGGCACATGCCGCAATGATCTTCACAAATCGTCTTTCTATTGTAATTGCGATCGCTTTTGCCGTTTGGTGTTACATGTTGTTACCTTATGGAGATGAATACGAGCGATCTTACGTCTCTTTCTACATGGCAATTACTGTGATGTCGTGCATTTTCTGCCTGATGTATCTCCGGTCGGCAGCAGTCATTGTCACTATAATTGTCAGTATATCATTTCTAATATTTTTCATTCCACTGTATAAGATTATTTCCATAGCCGTTGCGGTCAATGTCATGTTGGTTTGCGCAGGTATTATATCGGTTTTGCTCAAGAATTACCGCAATTTCGAGCAGATGGTCCTATCAAAACATAGGGCAGAAGCATTGAGCAACGAAAATTTGCGACTGGCCCACGTCGATAGCCTAACCGAGCTACCAAACCGACGAGCGTTTTTTTCGTATCTTGAAGTCGAGCTGAGGAACGCGAGCGCCGTTGGTTCCAGAGTAGCCCTTGGCATTATCGACCTCGACGGGTTCAAACCAATTAACGACCTTTACGGCCATTCGACAGGTGATCGGCTTCTGGTTGAAGTGGCAAAGCGTCTCCTGGCTCTTCCTGAGGGCCACGAAGTCTTCCGGCTGGGTGGTGACGAATTTGCTATTATTGCGACGAACTCTCTAGACGATGAACAGTTCTTAAGCGCCTTCAATGCACTGAGCGAGAGGCTTCATCACCCTTTTTATATGGCGGAGGCCACCGTTCAGGTTTCTGCATCAATTGGCATTTCATTCTATCCGGATCTTACATCGACGCCAGAGAGATTGTTTGATCAGGCTGACTACGCCCTCTATCACGCAAAGAATACTCGACGTGGGAGTGCGGTATTGTTTAACGCGTGCCATGAAAGACAAATCAATATTAACGCCAGCATCGAACAAACACTCAAGCAAGCTGACATATCGCAAGAAATGTCTATCCTCTATCAGCCCATCATTGATATCAGACGGCGCAAGCCCGTTGGCTTTGAGGCACTGGCCCGGTGGGAAAGCCCAACTTTAGGCCAAGTATCGCCAGCCGAGTTTTTTCCTATTGCGGAGCGGGCTGGAATTGTCGGTCTTTTAACAAGACCACTTCTCAGAAAGGCCCTCGATGCGGCCAGCCAATGGGATAGCGATCTGCGGCTATCATTCAATCTTTCTGCTTACGACCTTAACTCGAGCGAAAGTGCTGCGCTCTTGATCGACATCATCGAAAGTGGAAAATTTGATGCTGGCCGAATTGATTTTGAAATTACCGAAACAGCATTCACACATGATTTTGCCCAGGTGAAGCGGTCTATTGAAATGTTGCGCCTACTCGGCTGCGGAATTTCTCTTGACGATTTTGGTATTGGTTATTCGAGCCTCACACGGCTGCACTCTCTTCCACTCACCAAGATCAAGATTGATCGCAGCTTTGTCGTAGGTCTGGACAAGACACCTGCAAGTTATAAAATTGTCAAATCCGTGCTCGCTCTCAGCCAGGATATGGGATTGGAGTGTGTTGTTGAAGGTATAGAGACACACGACGAATTGGCGGCTCTACAAAAACTCGGTGGCATCCTCGTTCAAGGTTATATCTGTTCTCCGCCACTGCTTGAGTCAGATGTGGCTGAGTTCGTTGCTCGATCTACGAATACCGGTGCTGTGTAG
- a CDS encoding ABC transporter substrate-binding protein, with protein sequence MLKTSMLAVSVMLLFSGSAVAGANDTTVDVVAPFEITGLDPAKSGDIFLRMGIVETLVESDKDGNPVPALAKSWIVSPDGTSVRFTLQQGVSFHDGSVLAAKDVARALNVARGKPGLLSKAPIDSITADGQDTVVITLARPFAPLLAFLAESRAQILAPSAYEGNTVKAIIGTGPFKLTGIEAPQSLAVERFDGYWGRKPAIEKATYLTVSRGETRALMAESGDADYVFNLDPASRTRLSKSDKVKLLSTSIPRSVLLKVNAGLASLEDIKAREALSLAIDREGLAVAILRYPAAATQLFPPSVGIWYDKSLAPLTYDPDKAKSLLTELGWKAGSDGILQKDGKRFALTLTTYPDRPELPLIAAVLQDQFKEIGVALTINSANSSEIPAKHQDGTLELALMARNFALVPDPIGTMLSDYGPKGGDWGAMNWTNADFNKALDELTRVTDPAAAETLRHGAVAAIQSDLPVIPIAWYQQTIAVSPKLEGATIDPFERSFGLQNMRWAK encoded by the coding sequence ATGCTCAAGACATCCATGCTCGCAGTATCTGTAATGCTGCTCTTTTCCGGCTCGGCGGTTGCTGGCGCGAACGACACGACAGTGGACGTCGTCGCTCCCTTCGAGATCACCGGATTGGATCCAGCCAAATCGGGCGATATCTTCCTGCGTATGGGCATTGTCGAGACACTGGTGGAATCCGACAAGGATGGTAACCCGGTACCGGCACTCGCGAAAAGCTGGATCGTTTCACCAGATGGCACTTCGGTGCGTTTCACGCTCCAGCAGGGTGTCTCCTTTCATGATGGGTCAGTGCTTGCTGCGAAAGATGTCGCCAGAGCGTTGAACGTTGCGCGGGGCAAGCCCGGCCTTCTGAGCAAAGCACCGATTGATTCCATTACCGCTGACGGTCAGGACACCGTCGTCATTACGTTGGCCCGGCCCTTTGCCCCGCTTCTGGCTTTCCTCGCTGAAAGCCGGGCGCAGATACTTGCGCCGTCTGCCTATGAGGGCAACACCGTCAAGGCAATTATCGGCACCGGCCCCTTCAAGCTCACAGGTATCGAAGCACCGCAAAGTCTCGCCGTCGAACGCTTTGACGGCTATTGGGGCCGCAAGCCTGCCATTGAGAAAGCAACCTATCTCACGGTAAGCCGCGGAGAAACCCGCGCTTTGATGGCCGAAAGCGGCGATGCCGACTACGTCTTCAACCTTGATCCGGCCAGCCGCACGCGTCTGTCCAAGAGCGACAAGGTCAAGCTGCTCTCGACCTCGATCCCGCGCAGCGTGCTGTTGAAGGTGAACGCTGGTCTGGCCTCACTTGAAGATATCAAGGCGCGCGAGGCGCTGAGCCTTGCCATCGATCGCGAAGGGCTGGCGGTGGCCATCCTGCGCTATCCGGCCGCAGCAACCCAGCTTTTCCCACCGAGCGTCGGAATCTGGTACGACAAGTCGCTTGCCCCCCTCACCTATGATCCAGACAAGGCCAAGTCCCTTCTTACAGAACTCGGCTGGAAAGCCGGATCAGATGGCATTCTTCAGAAGGACGGCAAGCGCTTCGCTCTGACGCTGACCACCTATCCGGATCGCCCCGAGTTACCGCTGATAGCCGCCGTCCTTCAGGACCAGTTCAAGGAAATCGGCGTCGCATTGACGATCAATTCGGCCAATTCGAGCGAAATCCCAGCCAAGCATCAGGACGGCACGCTGGAACTGGCGCTGATGGCGCGCAATTTTGCCCTGGTTCCCGATCCCATTGGCACGATGCTTTCTGACTATGGTCCCAAGGGTGGCGATTGGGGTGCCATGAACTGGACCAATGCGGATTTCAACAAGGCCCTTGACGAGCTGACCCGTGTCACGGATCCGGCAGCAGCCGAAACCCTGCGTCACGGAGCCGTCGCTGCCATCCAAAGCGATTTGCCCGTGATTCCGATTGCCTGGTATCAGCAGACGATTGCAGTATCACCGAAGCTGGAGGGGGCTACCATCGATCCCTTTGAGCGCAGTTTTGGCCTTCAGAATATGCGGTGGGCAAAATGA
- a CDS encoding ABC transporter permease — protein sequence MIRAIVSRLIQAALVALMVGILTFVMARSLPGDLAYRIAAGRYGYDIVDGAAAAKVAAELNIGQPSLAALGQWLLDLLRFDLGTSLVTGEPVAHAIRAQFGHTLELALVAILLSLVIGPPLGVLAGLRPGGLLDRALLLLSTTLRALPQFVVGLMLIIVFGLTLNLLPTAGHEHGGHLVLPALTLALGLAAVSNRVARDAMLSVSRSAYYAFGRTKGLSEWQVFRHHGLRNVAVPIVTYLGVQFVYLVEGVVVVETLFAWPGIGHALVHAIFGRDVPMIQGTALIMGLFFVILNAGIDLMCHIIDPRRRRT from the coding sequence ATGATTAGAGCTATCGTCAGCCGTCTCATCCAGGCAGCTCTGGTGGCGCTTATGGTCGGTATCCTGACGTTCGTCATGGCAAGGTCGCTGCCAGGAGACCTTGCCTACCGGATCGCGGCTGGCCGCTATGGCTACGATATCGTCGACGGCGCCGCGGCGGCCAAAGTTGCTGCGGAGCTGAACATCGGCCAACCATCGCTTGCTGCTCTCGGGCAATGGTTGCTGGACCTGCTGCGTTTCGATCTCGGCACATCTCTGGTGACCGGTGAGCCGGTGGCGCACGCCATCCGTGCCCAGTTCGGCCATACGCTTGAATTGGCGCTTGTCGCCATTCTGCTATCGCTTGTCATCGGTCCGCCGCTTGGCGTTCTGGCGGGGCTGCGACCCGGCGGTCTGCTTGATCGTGCATTGCTGCTGCTGTCGACCACACTGCGCGCACTGCCGCAATTCGTCGTCGGTCTGATGCTGATTATCGTTTTCGGTCTCACCCTCAATCTGCTGCCGACTGCTGGGCACGAACACGGTGGCCACCTTGTCTTGCCAGCCCTTACGCTGGCGCTTGGTCTTGCGGCGGTCTCCAATCGCGTGGCCAGAGACGCCATGCTTTCCGTGTCCCGATCCGCCTATTATGCGTTTGGACGCACCAAGGGCCTTTCGGAATGGCAGGTCTTTCGTCATCACGGTTTGCGCAACGTCGCTGTGCCGATCGTCACCTATCTCGGCGTCCAGTTCGTCTACCTCGTTGAAGGGGTGGTCGTGGTCGAGACGCTGTTCGCTTGGCCGGGAATCGGCCATGCACTGGTCCATGCCATTTTCGGGCGAGACGTGCCGATGATTCAGGGCACGGCTCTTATCATGGGTCTGTTCTTCGTGATCCTCAATGCGGGCATCGACCTCATGTGCCACATCATCGACCCTCGGAGACGCAGGACATGA
- a CDS encoding ABC transporter permease: protein MTALDYTAPTEARWPPRRLAGLAILAGLLVFAFLPLLIGSEDPLKQSLRLSLQGPTVSNWFGYDHLGRSIQARLSAALRLSLGLAGLSVLTAMIPGALLGAAAAWRGGFVDRAIGAVSEAFLALPGLLLVLMLTAIVPDSAAMLYLGISLVLWVEYFRITRALTKPLLASPAVEASRLLGFGPIYILRRHLWPEVAPVLLTVGAYGAASAIMAIAALGFVSVGVRPPTSELGAMMIELLPYYEEAPHAILQPIATIFLIVLALQLIGGKNKP from the coding sequence ATGACGGCTCTCGATTATACAGCGCCAACTGAGGCGCGTTGGCCACCGCGTCGGCTGGCGGGACTTGCGATCCTCGCAGGCCTGCTGGTATTCGCCTTCCTCCCCTTGCTGATCGGAAGTGAGGATCCACTGAAACAATCACTACGCCTCTCGTTGCAGGGGCCGACTGTGAGTAACTGGTTCGGATACGATCATCTGGGCCGCTCGATACAAGCGCGCCTATCGGCTGCGCTGCGGCTATCCCTCGGCTTGGCAGGGCTGTCGGTCCTGACCGCGATGATCCCCGGCGCTCTTCTGGGTGCCGCCGCCGCCTGGCGCGGCGGCTTTGTCGACAGGGCGATCGGTGCGGTCTCGGAAGCTTTTCTGGCTCTGCCCGGACTACTCCTGGTCCTGATGCTGACTGCTATCGTCCCCGATAGCGCCGCCATGCTTTATCTTGGTATTTCGCTTGTGCTTTGGGTCGAATACTTCCGGATCACCCGCGCCCTGACAAAACCGTTGCTTGCCTCGCCAGCCGTCGAAGCCTCAAGGCTTCTCGGTTTCGGCCCAATTTATATTCTGCGCAGGCATTTATGGCCGGAGGTCGCGCCGGTGCTGCTGACTGTGGGGGCCTATGGGGCCGCATCTGCCATAATGGCTATTGCTGCACTCGGTTTCGTCAGTGTCGGTGTTCGTCCTCCGACATCCGAGCTCGGCGCCATGATGATCGAGCTTCTTCCCTATTACGAAGAAGCCCCCCACGCCATTCTCCAGCCAATCGCAACGATCTTTCTGATCGTTCTCGCGTTGCAGCTCATCGGGGGAAAGAACAAGCCATGA